The proteins below are encoded in one region of Oncorhynchus masou masou isolate Uvic2021 chromosome 15, UVic_Omas_1.1, whole genome shotgun sequence:
- the LOC135556432 gene encoding tetratricopeptide repeat protein 14-like isoform X1, translating to MDRDLLRQTLSHHGQSLFTHLKCEQSENPDFKAIEPDLSKASYQRKFGGEDNALVEQFIARKADILFAPSWKSSALLEDVLEEEGEEPYAIMPPLEQFMEVSFEERRNLLYRDIERGDIVIGRINSIRDFGFFVTLICMGGGLERDIEDLELTALCPLRDVPSNGNHDDPLSYYQLNDLIRAGVKDIDRYHEKITISLQPSSLGPNLMNLKLGVFSRDDLPLQYNRSVRVANDNTETYERVLEGSLGYSNPSNVEYLLGKIGVSDTQPPSLMRGLQSKHFLEEDFATTIRKKQSASWALKCVRVGVDHFKSGRHVEAMNEYNKALEIDTNNVEALVARGALYANKGSLLKAITDFELALESCPTHRNAKKYLCQTLVERGGQLEEEEKLVTAEGLYRKALALDDSFQDAKEALKKIELLIQKSLKLREEAAAKEAEKAKNVETSAEKLRKILKEEKRYIHTNPSERMKRKQRRSSSSSSSSSSSSDRSSSGRRKSKKKKRKHRRSSRGKKHQQVSSRDNRSVADDEEEWYPAPPNTSASFLDQKSSVVRPFEGPERTEEGSQPPSKGRSHSYHSLSSVSDAPDNSRFEDDPFDASPQRAEGSKGKGVRGDKTSHGDVKESEGSRGQRKSQGQEDQSGPQDVPSSLEKVKHRRMSSSSAGSEHSRKSDQYTNDLPSQSHISTYRRSDSGKYGSTERGDKKEQERGTRRSDGGDYRSSTDATRNGKGSSAGGSQKKELPTNLLDLFSQIAQFEKEKCVKPKK from the exons ATGGATAGAGATTTACTGAGGCAGACTTTGTCTCACCATGGACAAAGCCTGTTTACCCATCTCAAATGTGAACAAAGTGAAAATCCAGATTTCAAGGCTATTGAACCTGACTTGTCCAAAGCCAGCTATCAAAG GAAATTTGGAGGGGAGGACAATGCCTTAGTGGAGCAGTTCATTGCTAGAAAAGCTGACATCCTGTTTGCGCCATCATGGAAGTCTAGTGCACTTCTGGAGGATGtgttagaggaggaaggagaag AGCCCTACGCCATCATGCCCCCTCTGGAGCAGTTCATGGAGGTGTCGTTTGAGGAACGGAGAAATCTCTTGTACAGGGACATTGAGCGAGGGGACATTGTGATAGGCAGGATCAACTCCATCAGGGACTTTGGCTTCTTTGTAACTTTGATCTGCATGGGAGGTGGACTAGAGCGAGACATAGAGGATCTGGAGCTCACG GCCCTGTGTCCCCTTAGAGATGTACCTTCCAATGGCAATCATGATGATCCGCTATCATACTATCAGCTTAATGATTTGATAAGAG CTGGAGTGAAGGACATTGACCGATACCATGAGAAGATAACCATTTCccttcagccctcctccctcgGCCCAAATCTGATGAACCTAAAGCTTGGAGTTTTTAGTAGAGATGATTTGCCACTTCAATACAA TCGCAGTGTGAGGGTTGCAAACGACAACACTGAAACCTATGAGAGGGTTTTAGAGGGTTCTCTTGGCTACTCCAATCCGTCTAATGTGGAATATCTCCTGGGGAAGATTGGGGTCAgtgacacacagcctccctcacTCATGAGAGGGCTACAGAG CAAACATTTCCTTGAGGAGGACTTTGCCACGACTATCCGAAAGAAGCAGTCTGCATCCTGGGCTCTTAAATG TGTAAGGGTTGGTGTGGACCACTTCAAATCTGGCCGCCATGTCGAAGCAATGAATGAATATAACAAGGCCTTAGAGATCGACACTAACAATGTGGAAGCCCTTGTGGCACGTGGTGCACT GTATGCTAACAAAGGGAGTTTGCTGAAGGCAATAACTGACTTTGAGCTGGCATTGGAAAGCTGCCCAACCCACAGAAATGCAAAGAAATACCTATGCCAGACCCTGGTCGAGCGAGGTGGCCA ACTGGAGGAGGAAGAAAAGCTAGTCACAGCTGAAGGTCTCTATAGAAAAGCCCTGGCCTTAGACGACTCCTTCCAAGACGCCAAGGAAGCATTGAAAAAAATAGAGCTGCTTATCCAG AAATCGCTCAAACTGAGAGAAGAGGCAGCTGCAAAGGAAGCGGAAAAAGCTAAGAATGTGGAGACAAGTGCAGAAAAATTGCGTAAGATCTTAAAAGAAGAAAAAAGGTACATCCATACCAATCCGTCAGAAAG AATGAAAAGGAAACAAAGGagatcctcctcttcatcatcgtcttcctcctcttcttccgaccGATCCTCCTCGGGTCGCAGGAAGTCAAAGAAAAAGAAGCGCAAACACAGACGGTCATCTCGAGGGAAGAAACACCAGCAGGTTTCATCCAGGGACAACAGGAGTGTGGCTGATGACGAGGAGGAGTGGTACCCTGCCCCGCCCAACACCTCCGCCTCCTTCCTGGATCAGAAATCTAGCGTGGTTAGGCCGTTTGAGGGGCCAGAGAGGACTGAAGAAGGCAGTCAGCCCCCCAGCAAGGGCAGGAGCCACTCGTACCACTCTTTATCATCAGTGTCTGACGCTCCGGACAACAGCAGGTTTGAAGATGACCCTTTTGACGCCTCTCCTCAGCGAGCTGAGGGCAGCAAGGGAAAAGGTGTCCGTGGTGACAAGACCAGTCATGGAGACGTGAAGGAGAGTGAAGGCTCCAGGGGCCAGAGGAAGAGCCAGGGCCAGGAGGATCAAAGTGGCCCACAAGACGTTCCCAGCTCATTGGAGAAAGTCAAACACAGAAGAATGTCCTCCTCATCTGCCGGCTCAGAGCATTCCCGCAAATCTGACCAGTACACCAACGACCTCCCATCACAGTCCCACATATCCACTTACAGGCGATCAGATAGTGGGAAGTATGGTAGCACAGAGCGAGGCGAtaagaaagagcaggagaggggcACTCGAAGGTCTGATGGAGGAGATTACAGGTCTTCCACTGACGCCACTCGGAATGGTAAGGGATCATCCGCAGGAGGAAGTCAGAAAAAAGAGCTGCCAACTAATCTCCTAGATCTCTTCAGCCAGATAGCCCAGTTTGAGAAGGAGAAATGTGTCAAGCCGAAAAAGTGA
- the LOC135556432 gene encoding tetratricopeptide repeat protein 14-like isoform X2: MDRDLLRQTLSHHGQSLFTHLKCEQSENPDFKAIEPDLSKASYQRKFGGEDNALVEQFIARKADILFAPSWKSSALLEDVLEEEGEEPYAIMPPLEQFMEVSFEERRNLLYRDIERGDIVIGRINSIRDFGFFVTLICMGGGLERDIEDLELTALCPLRDVPSNGNHDDPLSYYQLNDLIRAGVKDIDRYHEKITISLQPSSLGPNLMNLKLGVFSRDDLPLQYNRSVRVANDNTETYERVLEGSLGYSNPSNVEYLLGKIGVSDTQPPSLMRGLQSKHFLEEDFATTIRKKQSASWALKCVRVGVDHFKSGRHVEAMNEYNKALEIDTNNVEALVARGALYANKGSLLKAITDFELALESCPTHRNAKKYLCQTLVERGGQLEEEEKLVTAEGLYRKALALDDSFQDAKEALKKIELLIQKSLKLREEAAAKEAEKAKNVETSAEKLRKILKEEKRMKRKQRRSSSSSSSSSSSSDRSSSGRRKSKKKKRKHRRSSRGKKHQQVSSRDNRSVADDEEEWYPAPPNTSASFLDQKSSVVRPFEGPERTEEGSQPPSKGRSHSYHSLSSVSDAPDNSRFEDDPFDASPQRAEGSKGKGVRGDKTSHGDVKESEGSRGQRKSQGQEDQSGPQDVPSSLEKVKHRRMSSSSAGSEHSRKSDQYTNDLPSQSHISTYRRSDSGKYGSTERGDKKEQERGTRRSDGGDYRSSTDATRNGKGSSAGGSQKKELPTNLLDLFSQIAQFEKEKCVKPKK; the protein is encoded by the exons ATGGATAGAGATTTACTGAGGCAGACTTTGTCTCACCATGGACAAAGCCTGTTTACCCATCTCAAATGTGAACAAAGTGAAAATCCAGATTTCAAGGCTATTGAACCTGACTTGTCCAAAGCCAGCTATCAAAG GAAATTTGGAGGGGAGGACAATGCCTTAGTGGAGCAGTTCATTGCTAGAAAAGCTGACATCCTGTTTGCGCCATCATGGAAGTCTAGTGCACTTCTGGAGGATGtgttagaggaggaaggagaag AGCCCTACGCCATCATGCCCCCTCTGGAGCAGTTCATGGAGGTGTCGTTTGAGGAACGGAGAAATCTCTTGTACAGGGACATTGAGCGAGGGGACATTGTGATAGGCAGGATCAACTCCATCAGGGACTTTGGCTTCTTTGTAACTTTGATCTGCATGGGAGGTGGACTAGAGCGAGACATAGAGGATCTGGAGCTCACG GCCCTGTGTCCCCTTAGAGATGTACCTTCCAATGGCAATCATGATGATCCGCTATCATACTATCAGCTTAATGATTTGATAAGAG CTGGAGTGAAGGACATTGACCGATACCATGAGAAGATAACCATTTCccttcagccctcctccctcgGCCCAAATCTGATGAACCTAAAGCTTGGAGTTTTTAGTAGAGATGATTTGCCACTTCAATACAA TCGCAGTGTGAGGGTTGCAAACGACAACACTGAAACCTATGAGAGGGTTTTAGAGGGTTCTCTTGGCTACTCCAATCCGTCTAATGTGGAATATCTCCTGGGGAAGATTGGGGTCAgtgacacacagcctccctcacTCATGAGAGGGCTACAGAG CAAACATTTCCTTGAGGAGGACTTTGCCACGACTATCCGAAAGAAGCAGTCTGCATCCTGGGCTCTTAAATG TGTAAGGGTTGGTGTGGACCACTTCAAATCTGGCCGCCATGTCGAAGCAATGAATGAATATAACAAGGCCTTAGAGATCGACACTAACAATGTGGAAGCCCTTGTGGCACGTGGTGCACT GTATGCTAACAAAGGGAGTTTGCTGAAGGCAATAACTGACTTTGAGCTGGCATTGGAAAGCTGCCCAACCCACAGAAATGCAAAGAAATACCTATGCCAGACCCTGGTCGAGCGAGGTGGCCA ACTGGAGGAGGAAGAAAAGCTAGTCACAGCTGAAGGTCTCTATAGAAAAGCCCTGGCCTTAGACGACTCCTTCCAAGACGCCAAGGAAGCATTGAAAAAAATAGAGCTGCTTATCCAG AAATCGCTCAAACTGAGAGAAGAGGCAGCTGCAAAGGAAGCGGAAAAAGCTAAGAATGTGGAGACAAGTGCAGAAAAATTGCGTAAGATCTTAAAAGAAGAAAAAAG AATGAAAAGGAAACAAAGGagatcctcctcttcatcatcgtcttcctcctcttcttccgaccGATCCTCCTCGGGTCGCAGGAAGTCAAAGAAAAAGAAGCGCAAACACAGACGGTCATCTCGAGGGAAGAAACACCAGCAGGTTTCATCCAGGGACAACAGGAGTGTGGCTGATGACGAGGAGGAGTGGTACCCTGCCCCGCCCAACACCTCCGCCTCCTTCCTGGATCAGAAATCTAGCGTGGTTAGGCCGTTTGAGGGGCCAGAGAGGACTGAAGAAGGCAGTCAGCCCCCCAGCAAGGGCAGGAGCCACTCGTACCACTCTTTATCATCAGTGTCTGACGCTCCGGACAACAGCAGGTTTGAAGATGACCCTTTTGACGCCTCTCCTCAGCGAGCTGAGGGCAGCAAGGGAAAAGGTGTCCGTGGTGACAAGACCAGTCATGGAGACGTGAAGGAGAGTGAAGGCTCCAGGGGCCAGAGGAAGAGCCAGGGCCAGGAGGATCAAAGTGGCCCACAAGACGTTCCCAGCTCATTGGAGAAAGTCAAACACAGAAGAATGTCCTCCTCATCTGCCGGCTCAGAGCATTCCCGCAAATCTGACCAGTACACCAACGACCTCCCATCACAGTCCCACATATCCACTTACAGGCGATCAGATAGTGGGAAGTATGGTAGCACAGAGCGAGGCGAtaagaaagagcaggagaggggcACTCGAAGGTCTGATGGAGGAGATTACAGGTCTTCCACTGACGCCACTCGGAATGGTAAGGGATCATCCGCAGGAGGAAGTCAGAAAAAAGAGCTGCCAACTAATCTCCTAGATCTCTTCAGCCAGATAGCCCAGTTTGAGAAGGAGAAATGTGTCAAGCCGAAAAAGTGA
- the LOC135556434 gene encoding leucine-rich repeat-containing protein 24-like, with product MAFSFLAFLILSVHTLLSLGCPVGCRCYSLTVECGSMGLRDIPSHVPPTTQTIFLQDNAIQQINLSDLSQLGLLHCLYLQNNSIAALEPGAFQSQGNLLELALNGNRIHLITGDMFRGLQHLRVLYLAGNDITRLQDYTFRGLLRLQELHLQQNNIEMLGDQALVGLSSLALLDLSRNNLHTIGPATLRPLVSLQVLRVTDNPWRCDCALHWLRSWIDEEGQRLLSSAERRLVCSEPPRLSHLSLVEVPLNSLVCIPPLVQLEPRRLAVRLGESLRVSCHASGYPRPQVTWRKTSQGKVQLSPRGLVQDLGSVGSVGAEDASHPGRVRLQKEDGERFDPDMGSGMLFLSNVTVSHAGVYECEAWNAGGVARVTFQLAINSSSSSGWSPASYAPSWPRLRANRPTSPDVRREPLYALGSMAFSTLGAATQTAIAIGISLLALTALLLVAMIYSRHRQRQKDTDDKEESILYVNDYSDGPTTFAQLEEYRDERGHEMYVLNRAKPIIPPSTTADTTTLGYQQQEALSPTKPQMEPDIRTMRRMAGEGVEAETVTAESEGLFLNHTGLFLDSQFAYEIHC from the exons ATGGCCTTCTCCTTTCTGGCTTTCCTGATCTTATCTGTCCACACACTCCTATCCCTTGGCTGCCCAGTGGGATGTCGCTGCTACAGTTTGACTGTAGAGTGTGGCTCTATGGGCCTCCGGGACATCCCCTCACATGTCCCACCCACCACACAG ACCATCTTCCTCCAGGACAATGCTATCCAGCAGATCAATCTATCTGACCTCTCCCAGCTGGGCCTTCTGCACTGCCTGTATCTGCAGAACAACAGTATCGCAGCACTGGAGCCTGGGGCCTTCCAGAGCCAGGGTAATCTTCTGGAGCTAGCCCTCAACGGGAACCGCATCCACCTGATCACAGGAGACATGTTCAGGGGCTTGCAGCACCTCCGTGTCCTCTACCTGGCAGGAAATGACATCACTCGCCTACAGGACTATACCTTTAGAGGTCTACTG CGTCTTCAAGAGCTTCACCTGCAGCAAAATAACATTGAGATGCTGGGAGACCAGGCTCTAGTTGGTCTGTCCTCTCTTGCCCTCCTTGACCTCAGCCGGAATAACCTGCACACCATCGGCCCAGCCACCCTGCGGCCCCTCGTCAGCCTGCAGGTGCTGCGTGTCACAG ACAATCCATGGCGTTGTGACTGTGCCCTGCACTGGCTGCGCAGCTGGATTGATGAGGAGGGCCAGCGCCTGCTGAGCTCGGCCGAGAGGCGCTTGGTGTGTTCCGAGCCACCCCGCCTTTCCCACCTTAGCTTGGTAGAGGTGCCTCTCAACAGCCTGGTGTGTATCCCCCCTCTGGTGCAGCTGGAGCCACGCCGCCTGGCCGTGCGCCTGGGTGAGAGCCTACGTGTCTCCTGCCATGCCTCTGGTTACCCCAGGCCACAGGTCACCTGGAGGAAGACGTCCCAGGGCAAGGTGCAACTATCCCCGCGGGGGCTGGTGCAGGACCTGGGCAGTGTAGGGAGCGTGGGGGCTGAGGATGCATCACACCCAGGGCGGGTGAGACTCCAAAAGGAGGATGGGGAGCGCTTCGATCCAGACATGGGCAGTGGAATGCTTTTCCTCAGCAACGTGACGGTGTCTCACGCCGGGGTGTATGAGTGCGAGGCCTGGAACGCTGGAGGGGTGGCCCGTGTGACCTTTCAGCTAGCAATCAACTCCTCGTCCTCTTCCGGTTGGTCCCCCGCCTCCTACGCCCCATCCTGGCCTCGTCTGCGCGCCAATCGGCCAACATCGCCAGACGTGAGGAGAGAGCCCCTGTACGCCCTTGGCAGCATGGCCTTCAGCACGCTGGGAGCTGCTACACAGACTGCCATCGCCATAGGaatctccctactggccctcacTGCCCTTCTCCTGGTGGCCATGATCTACAGCCGGCACCGCCAGCGACAGAAAGACACAGATGACAAGGAGGAAAGCATACTGTATGTCAATGATTACTCAGACGGACCAACAACCTTTGCCCAGCTGGAGGAGTACCGCGATGAGCGCGGGCATGAGATGTATGTTCTTAACCGCGCTAAACCCATCATCCCACCTTCCACCACAGCTGATACCACCACCCTGGGGTACCAACAGCAGGAAGCACTGTCTCCCACAAAGCCCCAGATGGAGCCCGATATACGGACAATGAGAAGGATGGCAGGGGAGGGCGTGGAGGCAGAGACGGTGACAGCCGAGTCAGAGGGCTTGTTTCTGAATCACACAGGGTTGTTCCTCGACTCACAATTTGCATATGAGATCCACTGCTGA